A genome region from Micromonospora peucetia includes the following:
- a CDS encoding MFS transporter: MSSTTSPDLSLQSPPADPSTRNTWVLVSFTAVTNLTDGVTKVAFPLVATSLTDSPALVSGVLLTLTLPWLLVAMHVGVLVDRSDRRKLLWLANTMRMTVVLSLFTAVATDVVSLPMLYGGGLILGVAEVIALTSAAALVPAAVAPAGRERANTWVTGAETLCNEFAGPFVGGILVAASASIAFGATIAGYALAILILPFLVGRFRIERQSGQPRLTVHQQIGEGLRFLWNQRLLRMLSLTVTGLVTCWSAWFALMPLIATKELGLSADRYGMLVGALGVGGVVGTMSVGLANRLFGRRWVMFGNIFFSASMVAVPALTRNVWAIGAAAFLGGMGGTLWVVNSRSISQTMVGAELMGRYSAAARLFSWGSIPVGAAASGALAQWLGYRVTFGLFAVATTVVIVPFLRIFTPKVLTEVEARIAAR; the protein is encoded by the coding sequence GTGTCCAGCACCACGTCGCCGGATCTGTCCCTACAGTCGCCCCCGGCGGACCCCAGCACGCGCAACACCTGGGTGCTGGTGTCGTTCACCGCCGTGACCAACCTGACCGACGGCGTGACCAAGGTGGCGTTTCCTCTCGTCGCCACATCATTGACCGACTCACCCGCTCTGGTCTCGGGTGTGCTGCTCACCCTGACCCTGCCGTGGCTGCTGGTCGCGATGCACGTGGGCGTGCTGGTCGACCGGTCTGATCGCCGCAAGCTCCTGTGGCTGGCCAACACCATGCGCATGACCGTGGTGCTCAGTCTCTTCACTGCCGTGGCGACTGACGTGGTCAGCCTTCCCATGCTCTACGGAGGCGGGCTGATCCTCGGTGTCGCGGAGGTGATAGCACTGACATCCGCCGCAGCGCTGGTCCCGGCCGCCGTGGCACCAGCCGGTCGCGAGCGCGCCAACACCTGGGTGACAGGGGCGGAGACGCTGTGCAACGAGTTCGCCGGGCCCTTCGTGGGCGGCATCCTCGTCGCCGCGAGTGCTTCGATCGCGTTCGGCGCGACCATCGCCGGATACGCGTTGGCCATCCTCATCCTGCCCTTCCTGGTGGGCCGGTTCCGGATTGAACGGCAGTCTGGTCAGCCAAGGCTGACGGTCCATCAGCAGATCGGCGAAGGCCTGCGATTCCTGTGGAACCAACGGCTGCTGCGGATGCTCTCGCTGACGGTCACCGGGCTCGTCACCTGCTGGTCCGCCTGGTTCGCCCTCATGCCGCTGATCGCGACGAAGGAGTTGGGCCTGAGCGCGGACCGTTACGGCATGCTCGTGGGGGCGTTGGGCGTCGGCGGTGTCGTGGGCACGATGAGCGTCGGCCTCGCCAACCGGCTTTTCGGCCGGCGGTGGGTCATGTTCGGAAACATCTTCTTCTCCGCTTCCATGGTCGCTGTCCCGGCATTGACCAGGAACGTCTGGGCGATTGGAGCAGCCGCGTTCCTCGGTGGCATGGGGGGCACCCTGTGGGTGGTCAACTCCCGCAGCATCAGTCAGACCATGGTGGGTGCCGAGCTGATGGGCCGCTACAGCGCCGCCGCCCGGCTCTTCTCCTGGGGCTCCATCCCGGTCGGTGCCGCAGCGTCGGGAGCGCTCGCTCAGTGGCTGGGGTATCGGGTGACGTTCGGCCTCTTCGCCGTGGCCACAACGGTGGTTATCGTTCCCTTCCTGCGGATCTTCACGCCGAAGGTACTCACCGAAGTCGAAGCTCGGATCGCAGCCCGCTGA